atgcaatgtgatacccggaagcagttccaatGAGGTCTACAAGTGCATTtgcgatagccaaagaattaGTGCAGATTATCGCGAGAGTAGAGATCCCCAaggagatattgactgatcatggaacaaacttcttGTCTCAAAGgttacagcaagtatacaaaatactgaaaatacgtcccatccgaacctctgtttatcatccaccgatggtttggtggaatgttTCAATCAGACCTTGTAGCAGATGCTGAGACATTTTGTGACCAAGAGCAAAATCATTGGGcaacgcttcttccctacctcctttttactgtgagagaggtgccgcagagctcgacagggttctcccccttcgagctcttgtatggccgacagccttgcggcatcctcGGATCaggtgagagaggggtgggaggagcacaaatgCTCGTCCacaaatgtagtgaagcatgtgcttcTACTTAGAGATCGCTTGGATGTGATTGGTCGATTAGcacaggacaatctaaaatcggctcagcactgacaagagcaacagtacaataaaaatgcatgaaTTCTAACTTTTCGACCAAGAGAAAAAGTACTGTTGCTCCTTCCCACATTGGAATCGAAAATGTGTGCTGAATGGCAGGGTctgtatgaggtgattcgggctacaGGCAAGGTAAATTATTAAATGaaacagcccgatcgccataATGAACGAGAAATTTACTATGTGCATCTGTTGAAGCCCTGGTAGAGGTCTTCATGGAGCCAAATAAATCAAACTGACCCGACCCTGCCCCGAAGAACGAGTGGCACACGTTTCCTTTCCCAGCACTACTACAGTGTTAAAGCAGCAGCAGTGCCATCTGGAAGCCTGTCACAGTGTGAACTACAGGCAGCgtttattccattatgaacctacataGAGGACtgtaacattaataaaaaaaatttaagaaATACACAATGACATGAAGtacaatctcgtaaatgcatgattttattacaaacaacAAAAGTACAAACGGAATTGAGAGGTAATATTTGGGTTTTGTAAAAAACGTATAACATATGTATAACAAGAACAGGTTACTAAAATGTACTATTTGAGAAAACAACTATATACATTCCACAAAAGTACAAATGCAGTTAAAGttaaatattaaacaatataGACCTACTACACGGCAACGTCTACTCTATCTGTTCCCAACTTTAAAGCTGTAAAACTACACACTTGCCTTTTACTTAATATTGCTGTTCAAAAACAATAAACTGTTGACGGATGATGTTCCTAAAGATATGCGGCGATTCTCCAGTGTACGACCAGCAATGCTCCAGTACTCTCATATCAGATGGAGAAGTTAACAGAGTCGTCTTCCACAGAGCAATGAGGTTGATAGTAAGATATTTTGACCCACTCATTTCTTCACTTGCACGTTTAAATGGTTGGAGAAAACTAACAAGTAGCTGAAGCATATCCTTATTGATGTTGCTTATTCTGTGCATTTCGCCGCGGCTCAGGATAAGCATTTGAACATCTTCAAATGATTCCAGCACTGATTCCACCATCTCAAACTTTGTATTCCACCGAGTTTCACATTCTTGTTTCAGCAAGCACTTCAAGTTTACTTGCAATCCTGAATGTTTGAAATTGGTAGCCAATGCCTTGCATTGCTCAAGGCAACTGGTCAAGGGTTgcatttcttcttcttcctctgttTCTTGCTCTTTCTGAACATGTGCAATACAGCTCAAATGTGACCATTGGCCTAAAGCTGCTTGAACATTGGTTGCCTGGTCACTGACAAACACAAGATTGTTGATTTCTTCAGATGAGAAAATCCAAAGTCTGATAACTGCTTCCAACTATCATTTCCAAGTTTATGTTTGCCACAGTTTTTGATAGGTATGGAAAAGCAGATGTACAAATAACACGAGATTGCAGATTCCAGTCTTCATCGATAAAATGTAGCGTTATACACATGTAGCTGACTTCTGTAATCATCTGTCCACATGTCGGTTGATGCTTCTGAGATTGCTTGTTTGATCACTGGCAAAATTTCTGCTTTTATCGTAGCACATTTTTCGTGACTGAAACGAGAGATGGTCACTGCAGAAAGAATGAGATCTCCTGCATTAACTTTTCCATGTGCAGCTCCTATGTCAACAAGAGACTGCGCAAGTTCTAGAAAAGAAGGGCTTacaaacatttgaaaagattgtAAATTTTTTACACAAATTAAGGCATTTGTCTTTTATAGTGTCCTTATATTTTGTAGGCACTGTACCTGATCTGACAACAATAGGTGCCTGGGTTGGTGTCGTTGCTTTAGTGCATCCCTTTTTAACTGAATCATATCGCAGCAGGGTTTCGCAATCAGTACATTTAGCTGCACCAActgttttgctttctttgtccACAGTGACAACAAATTATCCCCACATTGCAGACATGGATTTTTCTGAGAGCTTTTCCTCTtgatattcatttttttcaagttATGTTTTCACATCATTCATAAACACATCCATTCCTCCGACTTTTCCGACTGATCTAAAATAAATACCGCAAGAGCTGCAACTTCTTCACGTGTCTCGCGCGTGCAAGCCATTGAGTGACAATTTCAAACCCGAAACCCATTCGGGTTGGGTCTTGGGTCCTTGGGTTTGGGTAGACCTGTGAAGACCTCTAAGCCCTGGCCGgaaagggaggccttatttatagccccaggccaAGTAGATAATGATTTAGGACCCTGCCTAGAGACCCCTAGCACCAGAGACATTTCAATGGGAGAACAGTTACCTCCAGCTCAGCAAAGAGAGCTGTGTAAGTTAATtgagttcagtgatgtttttctgacttgcccggtagaactaaccttgttgaatatgccattatCACTCCCCCATGattcaccgtgcagggaaagaccgccaaaatgcggattatttttccctgGAGGGGAGTGTAATGGAAaaagtagatttagccgagtgttccttcggctccactctgagcggtgggatatgtgacagagagagaatgaaccttggttataaatctccctcctgacctgtgagggcgctgtggaAAAGGAACAGGGTCCTCCAGACTGGAAGGTCTGACAATTCGTTCCAAGgaaagttggaagtcggccatctagaaaggggacggagccACGGTACACTAAGTCACCGTCCCAGATGGTAAGCTATGTGGCGATCGCGAATTatacagtgtttgtttgtttttgttgtgtctaaTTATTGCTCATTTTTtattgttagatggctaaacaGATACAAGCTGTCGcaaaaggccagcacaaacctggacaacactgcactattgttcacctaataaattatatttcaccacttgcacgttagcactcactttggacttgtgaccatattgttttgtgtatatttatactgtgtttatttcgAGACTGAACCCATTGGCTTATACTGTGTAGTACACATTTACAGTACttagttgtcaagtgactttggattacaaataaagaccattgcacctggattatcgttgtctgtctttcattgatcaccacatcactcctgcactagcgcactgcaaaccactttgccacaccatcttattaattgtatttgttgtaGGTTACTGGTTTTGGAAAATATACAGAAACAAAGTTTTGCCAaagtttgcatttattttttttttattttattttttttaaagtgcacaGCACTCACTGAGGATGTCCATGTTCAGAAACATGCAGGTACAAAAATTTGAAATTCTTGGATTTTTCATCAGAAACCAGTTACACAGTGTTGTTAATATAGACATAtggtacaaaaatacatttaacaaaactGTTTCTTCTAAttgcaaagaaatacaaaacatttttagTAGAAACAAAAATTAGCTTCATTGTAGAGGTAGTGTTTTGGAAGGCAAAGTCTACAAGTACGtctaaactgtatttaaaatagaaaataatccTGGCGCTGTAGCAAAAAGCTCCAGATGAAAGCCAAAACAAAGGCAAGGTTATATTGACACCTAAACTTCGAGAAGaaacaataaatacacaaaccaatattaaataaaaaaattgacattttttcAAAAGCCCTATATTCATTGGTGTATTGAGGTAGCTTCTTTAATGAACACAACTTTTGGTTATGAGGACCTATTTTTTAATTCACTGTGCAAGCTGCTTTTTAGAAACTAATACATCTAAAGACTGGTAGATCATATTTTCAACCTAAATACCTTATTCAACATTCATATTTGTCAAGACTTGGATAGCTATTTACAGTATAATGCCTGAACCAATATGTTTCACCAATCTCAATCTGcagacattcattttaaaattgtataatccCGGTTAAAAAAAGTCTGAGGCATGTTATTGCTTACATTggagaaataaaaagaatataGGCTCTAATCCATAATTCAAACACTTTAAGAATATTGCACAAACTGTTTAAATTAACTTCTTACTCcatgaaataaatacagtgctcaACAATTTGGatgtttttctcaataaaaaaaaaaatctgtttggtaACATTCTTACAGTTGCATTAACTAGATCACAGTTCAAGCAAAGCCATCCTTAGTTTGACTTCAACATCCTCCCCAAATATTCTTGGAAAAAAATTATTTACCAAAAAATGGCATGATTCACTTCATCCACCCCCATCTCCTCCCCTTTATGGTGTCCTTGTACCAGAGCCATTGATCACCTGTCAAAGCAAGGTGCTGCACAGGTGTAGTGTCCATTTACTTGGAAGCCCCTATTGTAGGGGGCACTGACCTTCACATCCAGCGAGTTTTGGAGTGTCATGCCAGCTACTGCTTGTACATGCCCATGTGGATGAATGCTGGCTTGCAAATTTGAAGGATGGGACCGTATTGTGTATGATGGCATATGTCCAGTTGTAAGGATTGGTTGGCAATTTTGCTGTGGATAAGGAAGCTGCTGCTGGTGCAGGTACTGTGAGACATGCTGCTGTATCTGAGGTGGTGCATTCAGCTGGGTGTGTGTCTGGTACACAGTCTGACCAGACTGGGGACTTGGCTGTTGGCATTTTTGCTTGTTCGCTTCTTTGACGTCATTATCGTGTGCACTAAAATAggatggaaaacaaacaaaaaaaacagttctctCACTCTTAAAGATTCAGGGTCTGTTTAAGCAACAGCATATTCAGATTTGCCGATaggaataaaacaataaattgtaTTGAAACTACCAAGATACAAGTTAAGCATTCCCAAATTGCATGAAGTTTCGTTAAAATGTTGCTTTTTCAACAAGGAGAAAAAGAGTAATATTTCATAATGTGTGTATTTCTAGAAAACTATTTCTtcgtaaacaaaacaaaacaaaaacatgcgtCTATCctctagaccaggggtctccaatcctggtcctggagggctggtgtccctgctggtttttgttccaactgtaccctaaattaataggaccaattaagtgctttaGAGAAGCACCAAGAAGAATTAGGAGTTATAGCCTCCATTTGTCATGTCTCCTTTGTATCTTGTTATTACACACTACCCTATCAAAAGGCCTCAAGACTGAATGCCAAGAAACATGCAGAAAGATAAATAAAATCACAGCTTAGGCTACAGTTTATAGTATACCCGTCACAACTGAAACTATTGTTACTCACTCAAAATGTGGACCCGTATGCACTAATCATTGACTTCAAGAATGCTTATGGGTATAATCTGAAAAACTTTTGATTTTATCCATACATTAATATAGTTTGCTATTATGAAGAGCCTCTGCATGTGTGTACATTGGTTTAGTAAATGCACCATACCTCTCTCagaaatatatatagtttttaactTCAATAATGAAATTAACACTGATTTTTCAGTggctgtcatgttttttttttttgttctccaaaTAGTTTGAGATATTCACTTCACATTTGGCACCTGTAAatgtattcaatatttatttggTCATGTTCAAGAATGATAATCATTTGATGAAGTTGGCCCACCACACTGACAAGGCCTCACAGCTCAGAAACTTTGAAATTCAATACACATTAATATCTTTATCTTCTAAAGGCTTTCTGGAAAGAGTATACCAAACTCTTACTTACAGTAACAGACGCTCCACACATGGTATAAGAAGATCCCAAGAGTAAGCTGAAAGTCGATGCAGTCGTGTTGGCCACGTAGGTGAAAGCCGAAGTATAACTCTAGAAGAAGCTATACATGCAGCAGAGACTAGTGAAGGAGAATAGTTTAAGAACACATGATCtggtggaagaaaaaaaatacatgacaaACTGATTAATCATGGAATTAATAACAAACTAGAAGGGTGTTTTGTCTTATTTATTGCCGAGATTGGATGATGCCTTAGATCCTCTACAAGATTGTGAATGGTCTTGAACAGCATCTTGTTATATTTACACAGTGCACTGATCTGTTCAGGACTCGCCTCACTAATAGATTACTCGACTATCACGACTCATTTGAATTCAGACAGATGTCTGCTTTGAGGCATGCCATCATCAGCTGTGACTCTACCTTTTATACCTGCTACCATCTGTAACATGAAAATCATCAACACCATTAGATGATCCACATTGGTTCAACACTTTGCTCAAGCTGTATTGTCCctttgattagattttttttttacatctacaATTATAAATAcatctttcatttttttgtacaatCATGTTACATAGCACAGCTTATACAATTTACCTTGCAATGACACTTCCAGGAAATAATCAGCATATTTTGCCATGTATAATCTTGTTTTCTCCAAACACGCCATGGGCCAGCCTTCATGGAGATCAGTCTCGTGAACAGCAATTGACAGGTAGTAGTCAATAAAGTGGGCAGCAGTTGGCAGATACAGGTTCCATTGAAAAGTCTCCAGCAGCAACAGCTCCATGTGCAACAGGCTTTGTTTGGTCAACACCAAGTTCATGTTGGTCATGCATCCCAGGCTATTGAGTTGTTCAAGTTTTGGCACGTGATCCTCTTTGTCTTCAAATTTACCTTGAATATATCAAAGAATTAAATGTGAAAAACCATGAAGCGAGATCATGTGCAATCGGCTactgtacacattattattaatcTTAATTATGAAGCCATCAAATTAGACaatattacaaaaatgaaatgtgttgtcctgaatattttaaaatccattacaCTACCTTCAATTAGCTtttgttccatttttttgttGAGTTGAACTTTCCATTTCCAATAATTGTAATGACTTTGATGAATAATTGTATTCACTTTGATGAATCTCTGAAAGCAACGCTACTGCTCCAAAgattaatatttgtattactggATCTCCTTATTAAATCACTATTAGCATGAATATTTCAATGAGATTCAAACTGCATTCTCATCCCCCTCTGGAGATTAAATCCCTTgagaaggggatatagtggaggcggtcaTACATACAAATGTTTtccacatttttgcatatatatgGAGAATCTCAAATTACCATGAAACTTGATACCAACATTATGTAGCATTACAGTTATTTTCAAGGGATATATGGAAATGGCTGTCTGTTCATCCATCTGTCTACATACCTCATATTGCTCATTAAATTGAGCTTAAACATTGAATTGTTAATTCTTATTCAATGCATACTGTTAATATGTATGGAACTAACATACTTGTTTAGGGATCTTTTTTATTGAACACAGCTTGAATTAGTTATTTTCCGAGTTCCTTCTATAAAGTTAATTGCACGTTTCAGAAAAAGACTTACTTGCTAACAGCAGGCAGGAAAGGGCCACCACGTGAAGCTGTTGGACAGAGATGTCATATCGGTCCATAAATAGGTCCAGTAGGTAGACAGCAAGGTGCCTGGCTGGTGGACAGAGCCTGAAGCGATTGCTAACAATGGCTATTAGGTCTGCGAAATAGCGTCTCAGGTTCAGCTGGGGTGACTGGCCTTTGTAGGATGGCATTTTCAGCTCCTATGAAAACACATGATTCGTTTTCTCTTAGACATGAATGAATAGcatgaataaaacacacatttcaatcACATCACACATGTATGGGcgatacaaattacaaaaaaattctGGATGCATTTTTAGTGTGTGAATGCAGTTTAATAGAGAAGGTATAATAGAATAGATAACCTATTACTGTGAACAGTGGCGGTGCTAGCTACTTGGGGGCCTTAATTTTTTAGTTTCTATTTTTTATTACCCTCTCCTTTATTGACCCTCTTCCTTGTAATGAATTGCTATTAATCCAACTGATTCTTAATTAAAACGTTGATAAACCTGTCCATTGTGAAATGAATTTTGCCAATACAGTAACAGggtgattttcaaagctttttgctcCAGAGCTAAATTTAATACTGATTTTCTGAAAgaaattgtaaaagtttaaaaaggtgcaaatctagcaagagacaatatagtatggaaaagagaaataaaaagaatatttgtttttcactTAGTTTTGGGAAAGTAACTGGCGTTTATTTTTGGAGTTAAAAAAGTGGAGCACTAGAGGAAAAAGCTTTGAAAGTTGTGCTGTAAATCTTCCTCTATTTAACAATATTATTCGGGCTGCGTTCTTGTATACAGAGCAGAACGCAACACTTGCAACTGATTTGTTGTACTATACTAATCAGACCAATGGAAACTCGACTGAATAAACGATGTACTACTTGCTTGCAACAGCAGATCATTTCTATTTAAAGA
The sequence above is a segment of the Acipenser ruthenus chromosome 7, fAciRut3.2 maternal haplotype, whole genome shotgun sequence genome. Coding sequences within it:
- the LOC117414511 gene encoding cyclin-J-like, whose amino-acid sequence is MELEGQWWKGQLAADIYQALRFKELKMPSYKGQSPQLNLRRYFADLIAIVSNRFRLCPPARHLAVYLLDLFMDRYDISVQQLHVVALSCLLLASKFEDKEDHVPKLEQLNSLGCMTNMNLVLTKQSLLHMELLLLETFQWNLYLPTAAHFIDYYLSIAVHETDLHEGWPMACLEKTRLYMAKYADYFLEVSLQDHVFLNYSPSLVSAACIASSRVILRLSPTWPTRLHRLSAYSWDLLIPCVERLLLAHDNDVKEANKQKCQQPSPQSGQTVYQTHTQLNAPPQIQQHVSQYLHQQQLPYPQQNCQPILTTGHMPSYTIRSHPSNLQASIHPHGHVQAVAGMTLQNSLDVKVSAPYNRGFQVNGHYTCAAPCFDR